In the Synergistaceae bacterium genome, ACCACACCACACCACACCACACCTAATTGTTTGTCTTTTCCCGAAATAAAAGGAAGTCTCGGTTTCGGATTCCTGCGTTTTTCCATGACACAGCCGCTTCACATAAGGTTAGCGCGTTATCTTCCCGGCAGGCGCGGAAAAAATGCCTCAATGACTCCGGGACAGCTTCAGGGGACTCAGTCCCAGAACAAATTAACGCCCCGCATATTTGCCAAAAAAGTTATACGCCGGATTCTGGGAATGATATTCGGCAGAAAAGCAAGAGTGAATATCAGCGCGATTAGTGAAATGGTAGACGCTTTCATGTCGGCAGGGTTCAATTATTTCGACACGGCTCACGGGTACTTAGGCGGAGAAAGCGAGAGGGCTATACGCGAATGCCTTGTGAAACGTTATCCCAGAGACAGCTATATTCTTTCCGACAAACTTTCGTATAACTTCATCAGTGAGGAAAAAGACATTATGCCGCTGTTTGAGTCTCAGCTTAAAGCCTGCGGAGTGAAATATTTTGACTTCTACATGCTTCACGGGGTATCAAAGCACAGGAACGAAATATACAGGCGGTGCCGTGCGTTTGAGAATATCATAGAGCTTAAACGCGCCGGAAAAGTCCGCCACATAGGAATATCCTTTCATGATTCGCCGGAACTCTTAGCGGAAATATTAACCCTTCACCCTGAAATAGAGTTTGTACAGATACAGCTTAATTACTCCGATATTGACAGCCCTGTGATACAGGCCGGGAAAGTTTACGAGGTCTGTGAAAAATTCGGAAAGCCCGTTTTTGTCATGGAACCCGTGAAAGGCGGAGTGCTTGCGAATCTTCCTGACGAGGCAAAAAGGA is a window encoding:
- a CDS encoding aldo/keto reductase; its protein translation is TTPHHTTPNCLSFPEIKGSLGFGFLRFSMTQPLHIRLARYLPGRRGKNASMTPGQLQGTQSQNKLTPRIFAKKVIRRILGMIFGRKARVNISAISEMVDAFMSAGFNYFDTAHGYLGGESERAIRECLVKRYPRDSYILSDKLSYNFISEEKDIMPLFESQLKACGVKYFDFYMLHGVSKHRNEIYRRCRAFENIIELKRAGKVRHIGISFHDSPELLAEILTLHPEIEFVQIQLNYSDIDSPVIQAGKVYEVCEKFGKPVFVMEPVKGGVLANLPDEAKRILDGLHGGSYASYAIRYAKSFPNVVLVLSGMNDINMVRDNTAFMKDFQPLTERELEALGKVKKIIRKQNAIQCTSCRYCVDVCPKDIPIPEIMGCINNKMQYNISGKASVGFGFYYVVHTKNHGRASDCIKCGKCERECPQHLPIRELLAKAAGMFE